Below is a window of Bacillota bacterium DNA.
CGCTACGTTCCCGAGGATATCACCGTAGTCTGAAGCATTGCGGGGTCTGAAGCTTGAGCCTTTGACACCGCCACCGCGGTTTGCCGGCGCCGGTCTCGCGGTTCCTCGGCGCCGGCGGGGACGCGCCTTCCGAAACCCGGGAGCCTTTACAGAGCTTGCTTGTGTCTACATGGACATGGGCGTGCGCCGCCGGACCGGGCTCCGCGGCGCTGCGTTGCCAGCCGTTCTGAAGTCCACGCTTACCTACGCACACGGCGCTGTGAGCTTTCGCCACCGCCTTTATCTTGAGGGGTCGAAAGGGCGTCGAATACGTCAAAGGTGTGGGGTTGCCGGGACTTGCACGGCGAACGGCGGACGGCGAACAGCGGACGGGGCGCCGTGAGCTCAAGCGGGGAGCTCAAGTCGGGAGCTCGACTTCACCAGCCCGCGGGTCACGTGCCAAGGTCGAACGAGCCGCGCCGCAAGCGGCCGCCGCGCCGTCCGGGGGAGCCGACACCGGCAACGCTAGCCGGAGAACGCCCGCCCGCCGCAAGACACCGTGGCGTGGGCTCGGGGCGGCCTACGTAGTTTAGACAGGTTACGCGATTGGAGGAGTGGTAATGGCGACACGGGATCTGGCTGACTTTCTGGCCGGTCTAGTCTCTGAGGCCGGTGTCTCGGGCCACGAGCGCGAGGTTGCCGAGGTCGCGAAGGCGCAGATGTCCGGGCTCTTTGACGAGGCCCGCCACGATGCCCTCGGGAACCTCATCCTGCTCAAGCGAGGTATGGGGCGCGCTCCCCACCCTCGCGTGATGCTGGCCGCTCACATGGATGAGATCGGCCTCATGGTTACCAAGATCGAAGAGGAGGGATGCTTGCGCGTCACCGAGGTCGGCGGCATCGACAGACGGATCCTTCCCGGCCTCGAGGTGGTCGTTCACGGCCGGCGCGACCTCCCCGGAGTGGTGGGGGCGAAGCCGCCGCACGTGCAGGAGCCCGACGAGCGGAAGAAATCCGTGAAGTGGGAGGACCTTTTCATCGATGTCGCCCTGACCGCCGACGAAGCCCGCGAGCTCGTGCAGGTTGGCGACACGGCCACTTTCGCGACGCATCCGAGCCGGCTCAAGGGGCAACTCATGGCTGGCAAGGCCATGGACGATAGGGCGGGCGTGGCCGTCATGTTCGAGTGCCTTAAGGTGCTCGCCGACGCGCGCCACCACGCTGACGTTTATTGCGTCGCGACCGTCCAAGAGGAAGTCGGCCTGCGTGGCGCGATCACGAGCACGTACGGGATCGTCCCCGACATCGGCATAGCGGTCGACGTGGGGCACGGCGACATGCTCGGAGTGCCCGAATACGACACGCTTACCCTCGGTAAAGGCCCGGCGATAGCCTTCGGACCGCAGGTCCACCCGGCTGTCTTCGCCAGGCTGAAAGAGATCGCCGACGACCTGGACATCGGCGTGCAGGTAGAGCCCAGCCCGTATCCGGGAGGCACCGACGCATTCGCGATTCAGGTCACCCGGGGCGGCATCCCGTCGGCCCTGATTTCCATCCCGCTGCGCTACATGCACACAGCTGTGGAAACCGTGTCGCTCGCCGACATCAAGAAGGCAGGGAGACTGCTGGCGGAGTTCGTCGTGCGGCTCGACAAGAAGTTTGTGGAGGGATTGACATGCTTCTAAAAGCCCTCACCGAGGCTTTCGGCGTGCCAGGGCAGGAACACGAGGTCCGCGACATCCTGCGTGATCATGTGCGACCTCACTGCGACGAGGTCGAGACCGACTCCATCGGGAACCTCATCGCCATAAAGCGCGGTGCCTCGAAAGACGGTCCGAAGGTCATGCTCGCCGCCCACATGGACGAGATAGGATTGATGGTTA
It encodes the following:
- a CDS encoding M42 family metallopeptidase, translated to MATRDLADFLAGLVSEAGVSGHEREVAEVAKAQMSGLFDEARHDALGNLILLKRGMGRAPHPRVMLAAHMDEIGLMVTKIEEEGCLRVTEVGGIDRRILPGLEVVVHGRRDLPGVVGAKPPHVQEPDERKKSVKWEDLFIDVALTADEARELVQVGDTATFATHPSRLKGQLMAGKAMDDRAGVAVMFECLKVLADARHHADVYCVATVQEEVGLRGAITSTYGIVPDIGIAVDVGHGDMLGVPEYDTLTLGKGPAIAFGPQVHPAVFARLKEIADDLDIGVQVEPSPYPGGTDAFAIQVTRGGIPSALISIPLRYMHTAVETVSLADIKKAGRLLAEFVVRLDKKFVEGLTCF